CCACTGCTTTCGCATATGTGGTAGTTTTACCGCTTGTTATTTTTGCTGCCAGTGCCTTAATTTGTGCATTGGTTACCTGACAGTTTGCAGTTGCTGAGAGGTATTTCTGTAACTCTGCTGGCACTACAGTGCTCGCAGTACTTTGAGAAATTGTGCTCCATGGAGCCACTGTTACATAGCTTGGTAATCGATTGTTTGTTTTCTGGAAGTTCAGTATCTTGGAAAACATGTAAATCATAGAGTTATAATTTAATTTACCAAGAGTACTGGTTGCGTAGTTTGGTAAAACACCATTTGCATCGATGAAGGAATTAACTCTTTTAGCAAGATCAAGATAACTTGCTTTAGTTATACTCCCACTTTTAATGCTTTCTGTTGGTTCTGTTGGGGTATTTACGTTTTTGAGTGTTATTGGAGTTGTTGCTCCGCTGTTTACCTGTAGTAATCCTGCAGTAAGTAGCTTCAAGAAATCAGGCATTTGTACCTGAGTTGTACCAATAGTCACATAATTTGGAAGTCTGTGATTGGTTTCAATGTATGATTTAACTCTGGCTGCAGCGTCTTTAATCTGATCAACAGTAAAACTGGTTGAAGTCACTGTTTGATCAGCACTTGCAGTTTTTACTTCTCCAGCAGCAGCTTCTTGTTTTTGAGTACTGTTAGCATCGTTTACTGTATTTGGAGATGTATTCACTGAATTTTGATTGTTACTATCTGCATTTGAAACTGCATTTTGTGTATTTGTTTCTGTACTTGCCGAATTTTGGCTGTTTGAACATTCACTTGATGTAAAATTTATATTCTGTTTAGTTTGATTAGTTTTGATACTTGCTGTAGAAGTACATTTATTGTTTACTGTTTTTACTTCTTTATCGGCTGAATTTTGCGTTTTAGCCGATTTATTTACATTATATACATTATCTATTTCTATATTGGCTTTTTTTTCCACAGTACTATTATAATCAGTCTGTGTTTGTGTAGTCCCATCATCTACTGCGCTTACGCCAGCTATACCAGACAGAGATAGACTGGATATTAATAGGACTGCAAAAAGCAATTTCCTCGTAATTATACCGCCTCCGATTCCCAATTTTCGAAAAACTCAGTCAGAGTTTTACTATGGGCTGGCACTAATTAATACACTATACCATATAAATCTTTTGGTTTTAATTCAAAAAAAGGGCGCTAAATGGACTCTTTTTTTGATTTAGGACAAGCTATGAGGTTATTGAAATATGATTTTTTGGATGAGTCCTTTTAGTTAGTATTTTTAACAAATCAGCTTATGTAAAATCTTATTTAGCAAAAAAGAGCATTTACATTACTTTTGTAATGTAACTATTATAAGTATAATCATTAAATAAAACATTTCAACGTTTTATTTGAGTTAAAATCAGTTATTTGGGATTTTAAAAATTTTAATTAACTTTATTAATTAAGCAGCGATTATTATGTTTGGAATGATTGTAATTAGAATATTTATCAATTGTATGATATAGTTTAATTATTCTTTTTATTCTTTTAATATACCAATTTCTAATTAAATAAAAGAATACAAAATTAAAAATTTTAAAAATTAAAAAAGAAGTAGGGCGAAAAGTTGGGAATCAGATTAAATTTATTAAACCTATTCCTTTTGCATAATTTCTTGCTTCTTTAATTTCTTCAGGATCAGGATATTTAGCGATCTCTTTGCATTCTGCTGCCCTGTAAACAGGCCTGTACTGGCCCATAATATTTACAACTGTATTCTCCCCCAAATTATCCTTTATCCACTTTAAAATAGGCTTTGAGCAGCATTCTACGTGATTTGGAAGTACAAGATGCCTTATAATCATATCTCCAGATTCTTTTGCCATTTTATGATTTCTTGTCACAATGTTCCAGTAATCAGGAACCCCTGAAAGCCTTTGTGCGCAATCAGATGGTCCATATTTGAAATCGCTTAAATAGAGGTCAGCAAAGCCATCAAGAAGTTTCATAGTATCTTTGCTCATATAAAAATTGCTGTTCCAGACTACAGGGACGTTTTCTTTGCTTAGATTCATTGTTTTTAGAATATATAATAAATTAGGTGTTGGATCGCCCCCAACAAAGTTTACATTCCTTGAACCTTCCTTCCGTCTTAAATCAATTATTTTTGCCAGTTTTCCTTCTTCAATTTCCATCCCTTTATTGGCAGACTGGCTGATATCCCAGTTCTGGCAGTAGATACATTCAAAGTTGCACCCGGCAAAGAATATGGTATGGCTGGGAACAAGTGGGGCTTCTTCTCCCATATGCATGAACTCAGACGCTATTTTTGGTTTTGAAACATTACATACTCCTATGTCAACGTTTCTGTTAATATAACATCTTATTTCACAAAAATAGCAGTTTTCAAAGATTTTTTCAGCAATTTTAACTTTTAAATCAAGATATGAAAAATCAGGCTTTTTAAGGTCTTTTAAAACTAATTTGTTATACTTTTCATTGAATTTTTCCCTTATATTCTCATGAGCTACCCATAGATCTTCATTTTTATCTACTTCCATCATCTTGGCGACTTTTGACCTTGAAAGTCTGGTATTTAACATGATTTCTAAATAAGTTGAAAGTTCTTTTGCTACCAGATTACTTCCAGTGATATTCAGGGGATCTGGACGATCTATTCTCCACATGTATATAAATTTGGTTTTACTACTATACAATTTTTAAGTATGCACAATATTAAAAACTCAAAATTAATTTTATCAGCACTTTAGAATAAAATCAGATGTTGATTTTTGAAAGTTATTTAAGAAAAAATTGTTAAAAAAAAGA
The nucleotide sequence above comes from Methanobacterium sp.. Encoded proteins:
- a CDS encoding pseudomurein-binding repeat-containing protein codes for the protein MGIGGGIITRKLLFAVLLISSLSLSGIAGVSAVDDGTTQTQTDYNSTVEKKANIEIDNVYNVNKSAKTQNSADKEVKTVNNKCTSTASIKTNQTKQNINFTSSECSNSQNSASTETNTQNAVSNADSNNQNSVNTSPNTVNDANSTQKQEAAAGEVKTASADQTVTSTSFTVDQIKDAAARVKSYIETNHRLPNYVTIGTTQVQMPDFLKLLTAGLLQVNSGATTPITLKNVNTPTEPTESIKSGSITKASYLDLAKRVNSFIDANGVLPNYATSTLGKLNYNSMIYMFSKILNFQKTNNRLPSYVTVAPWSTISQSTASTVVPAELQKYLSATANCQVTNAQIKALAAKITSGKTTTYAKAV
- a CDS encoding radical SAM protein, which translates into the protein MWRIDRPDPLNITGSNLVAKELSTYLEIMLNTRLSRSKVAKMMEVDKNEDLWVAHENIREKFNEKYNKLVLKDLKKPDFSYLDLKVKIAEKIFENCYFCEIRCYINRNVDIGVCNVSKPKIASEFMHMGEEAPLVPSHTIFFAGCNFECIYCQNWDISQSANKGMEIEEGKLAKIIDLRRKEGSRNVNFVGGDPTPNLLYILKTMNLSKENVPVVWNSNFYMSKDTMKLLDGFADLYLSDFKYGPSDCAQRLSGVPDYWNIVTRNHKMAKESGDMIIRHLVLPNHVECCSKPILKWIKDNLGENTVVNIMGQYRPVYRAAECKEIAKYPDPEEIKEARNYAKGIGLINLI